One Ostrea edulis chromosome 6, xbOstEdul1.1, whole genome shotgun sequence genomic window, TATTTACTTAAAGAATAGAAATTATGTTTTTCCACAATTCTACTTTCAgtaaatctttcactcatgacTTGCACAcaagttttatgaataaagaaaagtttaattacttatttaaattcattatttgCATTTAATCATATAGTAAAACTATCAACTACTTACAGTTGTTGGTGTTAGCAAATCCTCTATAAATTAGATATATActttatactttttaaaattcaataatggCAACACCCTTTGGAATCTCTTTCAAAACTAgatttcctgaactatttcataaaaataacTCAGGAATTCCCGCCAGGAATTCCTATTGGCTAGAACAAAATACTAAGACCAATCAGATGACACAACAAGTATGACACCTAAGAGATACATGAACTAATCCAAGTTATGTTTTAACTGGACCCTTACGGATTAAACCATTACATTTAAAAGGGGTGTTTAGGTTTctttaacacacaacacaaagtTAGTAAGTAGCGCAGCGCAATATGTATTGAAGTGAATGAATGTGAatggcaatataaaaatatataactaaaCTAAGTACAACTACCACATGAATATTTCACTTTTCCCGTATACTAGTATacccccaaatgtgattgttaCATTTGAGTGATTTTCTAGGTACACTTGACCGGTGACTTTCATGGCGGAcatgcatgccatatgcattgCTTTTACTCGTATTTATAAATCTATATTTTGCATGAAGTGAATGTGAatatgaataatgaacaagtaaagataacgaacagtgattaatctcataaatcctattaagaatacaaaatcaaatgaAGTGCCAACACGGGtctctggacataccaggggtgggattaGGTGCTTAGAAGGACtaaacatcccctgttaaccggtcacactcgccgtgagctctgtatcttgatcaagtaaactgAGTAATCTGGAGAGAACCCCGGTCTTTCAAtcggcgacagaacttcatctgtATTACGAATTTGTCGAAGATTGTCCCAGACGATGGGCAATACATTATATGAAAAGGAAGAGcttgataccttgtcagaatgaattaaaatgtatgcgaggaatatcaaaatcacgTATTAGACCATCGTCGGTTGCCCACGGGTGCTTCTAgtcgattctttccatcaccaGGGAGCGtgtgtggactcaaaaccgtggttggCGCCGATGGTATTAGAAACTATCCTTCTCTGTTTATTATaccagaagtgatcaaagaattaaATAGATTACATAAGAGATGAAGTTCAGTTATTAATTTCATAATCAGCATGTCATTTCGGGGCATGAGTGTTGCGTCCGGAACAGCGAGCCATCTTATCTGCTGGAGGAGCACGGTCTGGTGTAAGTTGATTTTCATTCTTGGGTTCCCTGTTGATGTCATCGGAGAACAAAAACGGTCTGCTCCTGTGTATCATGTTTTTCCTTGGGAATATGTTGTGTACGTGTTTTTGTAAATGGTGAGACAACCTCCCTTTCAACGGGAACTTTTGGTGAGTCAGATGTGAGAGAGTTAGGTCTTGGGGTTCCCTGGACAGACACTGGTGGTATGTCAGTATGGCTCAAGAATGGCTTTTCATCTGGCTCCCTGTCAGGCTTGACTAATGATGTTTTCTTCTCTTTAACTAAAGGGCatcttgttttttcttttaaacacaAATTTATAGCTTCTTTACTCTCTTActtatacatttacatattttttcagCATTTCTATTAGTCCAAAATTATTTTACttaaaaaggaaaagaaaagtAAATTCCAAagttaaatcattaaaattttcgCAATAACATGCCACCATTCTTTTATATTAAACTATCTttgaaatatgattttatttcatttaatttttttttttatgttttagaGGCATGCAAAGTAATGGAACATAAAGAACCATTCCAGCTAAACTTTGACTTCGAGTTTTACCGATCTCAACACGGACCACTTATTGGACGTCATTGGCTGTTGAATGACCTTGACTACCTAATGTACTCAACAACCAGAGGTGTTCTGTTGGTCGCCGAAACAGGGTATGGAAAATCTGCGATAGTGTCTCACCTTATTTGTCAGAATGATAGACGTCTGCCTGGAAACTGGATATATGAGCGAATTGTATCTTATCATCTGTGTAGACATGATTCTAGACGAAGTCTTTCTCCAGGATTGTTTGTAAAAAATTTGGCGGGAAGTTTCGCAAATCAAATTGGAAATTTCCATGATATTTTGAGGGCAAATCCGTTTTATGAAGCTTATTTTATACAAGGTGAATGTCTAAAAGATCCGGAGGggtgttttgattttttaatcATAGAATCGCTTACATATCTCCAACGAAAGCAGCCTATTTATATCATCATAATCGATGCTTTAGATGAATGCACAGCTAATTCGGGCCTAGATATACTTACCCTTCTGGAAAGGCGAATGAAAAGATTACCAcctttcattaaatttttaattaCCACGAGAAATACATCATCCATAACTTTGAAAATGCGATCTTTACTACATGTTTACGAGTTAGATAGCCAAAGCCCTAATAATACAAAAGATATCGATATGGTCATGCGGCACAAagttgataaaatttcaagatATAAGTTTGACAATCTGAGGACAAAATTCAAAACTTCTGACATCACATTGATGGTTTCCTCAGCCTCTAAATATGCAAGACATAATATGCTTTATCTACATTACGCATTTGAAGTTTGGATTCAAAATGAGTATGTACCTTTATCTGAAACACCATCTACGTTTGAAGAATTTTTCCAGTACAACTTAGAGAGGGTATTTGGAGAGAATGACGAATTTCATCAGATCAGAGGTATATTTGAAGTGCTGTGTGCTGCTGAAGAACCCATTTCTGACAGGGAAATCCTTCGTATAGCAGATATTccaaaggaaaatcatattcaAATTTGGAAGTTATTTGGAAATGAAATGAGTCACTTCATAAAACATAGTGATGGGAAAATTTCTATAGCTCATATAAAGCTGTCACAATATTTGACCAACAAACGacaaaaatatggaaaattCTACGTTTCGGAGGAGGAGGGAAATCTCAAATTCGCTGCTTTTTGGTTACGTAAAGTCGAACAACAGATGTCATTCCACAACATAGATATTGTCCAACTTGCCTTATATgtttcaaggtcaaagaacaAATCAcaggaaaagatttttttatattacggCAAAAGGTTTAGAAAAGAATTTAACAACGATTTTTTTTTGCATCGTGCAGCCTTGTCAATTAATTCCTATCGGACCATGGTCTTGCTGATAGAAATTTCTGGTCGAGACATTGAGAAAAGAGATAATACTGGAAACTTCTCTTCAGCGTACTTAGGGTCAGCTTTTGGAAACCACAGAACGTTAGATGCACTGCTCCAGCACGGCGctaatattcattttgttaGAAAAGGTCCTGAAATTGTGAAAAGATCCATAGGAGTGGAAGATTTCTGCAAGAAATTCGCTCATTGGGAATATAGTCTTCTCAACGTTGCTTCACAAAATGGTCATTTGGACGTAGTTTCAACATTATTGAAGCATGGAGttaatgtatcatatacaaactCTTTGGGATTAAATTCTTTTCATCTGGCAGCAGAATATGGTCACATAGAATTAGTAAGATTATACCTCCGATACTTTAAAGATACTTTTTATTCTAGCCTTGATCATTCCCTTTACCTTTCTGCAAAAAAGGGTCATTACAGCGTGGTGGAATTACTACTCCATCATGGTGCTGTCGATAGATGTCTTCCTTGCAATTTGTCTCAATATTGGACTGAATTTCACGAAACTAGACTTCAAATCATAGATGACATGGacgatttgaaaactgtaaaCTATGTGTTCAAAGATGACAGGCGCTTTATAAAATGTGAAACTGCTCTGGAAGTATCATTGCAAAATGGCTATGACGAGATTGTGAAACTTTTGATCGACAAATATCCCAGTGGACTGAAGTGTAGAGAATCTGGAGGACGAACGCCTCTTTTAACAGCCATACGATTTCAGCGATATAAGgctttaaaacaaattttgctTCATGAAAATGCTCGAAATATTACTTGCTTGTTTAACCGAAATCGTTGGAAAAAACTTGATCTGAATGACAAGGAGcgtaatgaatatttagaaaatcaATGTCCTTTCAATTCTAGCATTTCCCATTTTTGTGCTATGTACGGGAATTTCGAAACAATAAAACTTTTGCAAACGTATGGTCTTATCAATTGGTCTGAAAGGAACCCAGACGGTGATACGCCTTTGCATATAGCTTCATGCAGAGGTCACATCAAGACAATAAAGTTGTATGAGCAAAATCATGAAGGTGAATTGTTGAATGTCAGAGCCAGGAACGGATCAACACTTATGCATTCAGCAGCTACATGTCACAGATATAGACTCTTATCCTATTTGTTGGAAAAACAACACGATCATGTTTTTGACGACATGAAAATGGGAATATCTCATTATTTAGCAAAGACTTGGTCACATGCACTAAAAGAAAGGAACGAGTTATTAAACATTGAAGATAATGTGAAAGAGAGAATTATCAGGGAAATTTTTCTTGTGGATGATTACAACAGAACACCGTTACATTATGCTGCAGTTCATGGAAATGTGGATTATCTCTCTTTTTTAATTTCCTTGGGTTTAGAACACACTGCATGGACGAGCATCTTAAATATGGCCGATTATACAAGCAGAATCATCATTGAGCTAGCTTTTGCAAATGTCCCATTGTATGGTGGACGCAAAACTATGGAATATGAATCAGAAAGCATAAAGCCTCATGAGAAATTCATTGACCTTCTGCTGGGAAATGTTACATCTTCAATATATTACTTGCTGGCAAATTACCATAGATTAGTTGAAATTGCAGCCGAAAAAAATAGTGCATACCTCATGGGTATTCTTCGCCATCTTTTTCAATCTAATAATTATCCGACACTGAAAGTTTGGAATAATCTTCTGTCGCACGATGTGATAGATCCAATTATCTTTAGCTTTATTccaaagttgaaatatatatgcaaCCATGACAAAAAGAATATTCTGCACAAAATCATCCAGGATGAAAAACGAACAGTATGGATACACGAGAAAACATTTTTCAGGTTCGAGAAATTATTTCTAATAAACTGGCAAAATATAATTAAGTGTTTAGATAGGAATGGTCACAATTTATTACAGAGGGCAATAATGGGAGGTAACTATGCTGCATTTACCTATCTTTTGAACAAGGGAGTTCCTTTGAATGGAGATTCCAGGGATGAAATAAATTTGTTACAGCTGATTGTAGAAAGGGCTCCAACATTTCAAAAAGAAACTGTAAAATTTCGTTTGATAGTCCCCAGAATTAAGAGTCGTACTCTACGAACTGAAGCTGTATGGAATTTGGATACGATATCCAATAAAGCatataattatgataaaatCGCTGAGATAATTGTGAGAAAATCTCCAAAATTAGATGTTAACAGAGAATTCTTCTGTAGGAAAGAAGAGAAAAATTTAAGCCTTGTTCATCTGATTGCTGCAAAGGGTCTTACGAGTATGATAACGGAAATCAAACATAAATTTGGAAACAACACATTAGAATGCAagaatcaaaatgaaataacttCTTCCCAAATGCTTCATTTCTTTGGGCACATGATTAAAACAATGATGTATTCACACCGTCGTGGTGGAGTGTATTTAGAGAACAGTGATGCGTTTAGTGCACTTCTTTTGAAGTATGTGTTTGATTACAAAACATTTGTATATCCTAAAAACTCAGTAGCCAGAAAATGCAATGGTGTAATAAGAAACCGGAGAAATATTGAGAGAATGCACCTTTGTACCGACAAACTGGAGGCGGAAGTATTGAAGCTTTTTCAGCAATACGTCAAATGGAGCGGTGTTAAATCTGGAGATGATTTTGCCCGTAAAATGAAAGACAATAAATTCCATAATACATTTTCAAAGACTGACAAGCCGCATGAAATGAATATGTTCGAATGCTACCtacaaaaactgtccaaaagttTGCAAAATCGAAATCAACATGCACGTGAACGAATGACAAAAATTCGAAATTTGCAAACTACCTTGGTGAAAAGTGATTGTTTGAACTCAAAATTAACTTCTCGAAACACAAGTTTAGCATGTCTACAACAATTTCAGCAAATACATTCTCAAAAGCAAAATACTATGTTTGAGTATTTAAACATTGGCATTGATTTGTCTTTtctttgttttcagttatacgAAGGGGATATTTATATTCCTTTTCATGAGTACAAAATAGAATCCCAACCAGATTTCAATACATATACCATGCTTTTACAGCTTAGTTTAATGCATTCTAAGAttgattttggatttcaaaataCCCCACACTACAATTTTTGGAATGTCCTCAAACTACCAAAGAAGAGCGCGTTTAGTATTATGGTACAAAAAATTAGCAGCTCTACGGTTGAGGATATTAGTTCATGGAGGAGCTCTTATAGATCCTTTACTGGTGatgtttcaaaaaatgtaaacattttgcaAAACACATCATACGTTCAGAACTATCTTAAGGAATATGAAAACATCATTGGTATACCAAGTGAATGATAAGTGAATCTGAGGAAGAAAGAATAGCAAttgatattcattcattcaatacaacctcgcattgggtcaaatgctgtctgacgtgtttcataccgattgttaagccgttcttggcacactgattttgactgcggataactccgtttacctgatcaggatatggggctcacggcgggtgtgaccggtcaacaggggatgcttactcctcctaggcacctgatcccacctctggtgtgtccaggggtccgtgtttgcccaactatctattttgtattgcttgtaggagttatgagattgatcactgttcgttatcttcaccttgcattcatgcTTCCTGGAAAACTCTAAAACCTATAGCTGCTTATTTGCTGTTTGTCCATCCAATATCAGATTGTTTAGTGTTTTCAGGGTTCCGTGTTCGGAATACTctcagttttgtttttcttaaagGCATTATGAAATGGATACCTgctcgttatctttactttttcattattttacatcTAGCTTTACATTTATATTACATAATAACTCAACCTTGGTGGAGTACCTTCACTGTGTATCAGTTAAAATAATATATCTCTCTTATTTGTTATGCATGGAAGGcgaagctaacgaacagtgatcaatctcataactcctataagcaatacaaaatagataattgggaaaacacggacccctggacacagcatggatgggatcaggtgcctaggaggagtaagcatcccctgtcgactggtcacctGCATTGTGTGATTCGATCTAATTTGTTATTCATGTATTGTGTGACTATataatttgttatacatgtgttgtgtgattatataatttgttatacatgtgttgtgtgactatataatttgttatacatgtgttgtgtgactatataatttgttatacatgtgttgtgtgattatataatttgttgtacatgtgttgtgtgactatataatttgttatacatgtgttgtgtgattatataatttgttgtacatgtgttgtgtgactatataatttgttatacatgtgttgtgtgattatataatgtgttatacatgtgttgtgtgactatataatgtgttatacatgtgttgtgtgactatataatgtgttatacatgtgttgtgtgactatataatttgttatacatgtattgtgtgaCTCTATGAgttatacatgtgttgtgtgactatataatttgttatacatgtgttgtgtgactatataaattgttatacatgtattgtgtgactatataatttgttatacatatattgtgtgactatataatgtgttatacatgtgttgtgtgactatataatttgttatacatgtgttgtgtaactatataatttgttatacatgtgttgtgtgactatataatttgttatacatgtgttgtgtgactatataatttgttatacatgtgttgtgtgactatataatgtgttatacatgtgttgtgtgactatataatttgttatatatgtgttgtgtgactatataatttgttatacatgtattgtgtaaCTCAATCTGGCTGAGGTATTTATTACGATGATATTCGTTATCATAATTGCTTTTCGCTATTGTTTATTACAAATTTAGTACACTACTGTTGAAGGgagttatatatattattcgAATGGTCTTAAAACAGTTGATATACATCTTATCACATTCGGATAAAAGTGGCTCGATTGTATTCATTCTATTGATATCATTGCCTTTTATGTATTCATTTTGTAgatttatcaaattttaaaatataatcatTATCGTCATAAAATACCTATGTGCATAAAagaatgaattaaagatatattgttgatattgatgacttgaaatattgttatactgatatatatagtaaacaggggcggatccaagaaTTGCGATTACGGGGGGGGGCTTTTtgaggcaggggtctgggggccatCCTGAggccccagtgggtccaggagaaagccctggtgggggctcAGGGGCAAAGCTCCCAGGagattctggattttacagattttatagggctacatatatgtctcctatgcagtcatttttactattttctgtcatttttgatcaGGCgatattaataaaatgacgaaaattttaagggtttttggaaaaatgtAAGTTTTCCTAAGGATAGTAGttcaataaatgaataaatgttgtCATCTATTTTCCGGAGAGTGGAAAAAATTATTCCTTCTATCGTTTACATtcttctaaacaagagaccacgatttaccttaaatttgaaaattttagggggcgcGGCGCTGACTGGTAAAATAGTCAAAGGACTCTCAATTGATTTGAAACATATTGTATTATGTATAACATAAGTAACATTAATAGGAGAAGACAGGCGGCAGAACCTATAGAAACCTCCAAAAGAACAGTCTGTAACTCTGAAAATGTCATAATTGCAGATCCAATGGCAGTTTCCAGAGAAAGTTTTATTGAACGAATAAAAGTTTCGGTGCAACCATTTTCCCGCTGATTTTGTTGTCTCCCAATCCATGCCTTTAACTTccaaaacttcatgatatcttCCCAAttccaagtacatgtatgtacaacttTCTGCAATTCTCTCCAGAGAGCAATTAGTTGAGTACCCGCATCATAAATCATTTTTATGGGATACCATTTATTTGAAACAAAACGTTGTAGTGCCATAAAGAAACTGCTCATGTCATATCCTTCTGCTACATCAATGTACAACGCTCTTGATACTAAACAATTCAACAAAACACCATAACCTTTTTTCCATGGATCCGTTTCTTAATGGTGCCCTTGAGTTTTATGTACGActgattttcatatttatgtagcaatattccattatcacctgcatatggtgtttatatatctcaactgattcgatatgcaagagcttgttctgggtatagtcagtttttaaatcgaggtaagcttctgacaaacaagttgatggtacagggatttcaacagtcttgattgaagtcagcatttcgcaaattatatggtcgttataacgatctagttcgtcaatacaacctcgcattgggtcaaatgctgtctgacgtgtttcataccgattgttaagccgttcttggcacactgattttgactgcggataactccgtttacctgatcaggatatgaggctcacggcgggtgtgaccggtcaacaggggatgcttactcctcctaggcacctgatcccacctctggtgtgtccaggggtccgtgtttgcccaactatctattttgtattgcttataggagtgatgagattgatcactgttcgttatcttcaccttgcatctcaCAACCATCGTAAATATCTTCGTCACCAAACCGGAAGTGACGAGTGATACTGCACTCGTAAAAAGATGATGGCAGccaaaaacatgaaatgtaaatatccacCCGACATTCCCCAATATTATTACTACCACTACCCCTCGTGAAACTAAAACTGGTAATTAGAACAGGAATTATTCAAGGGAATGCACGTAAGTACATGAAATGACTCGAGATTGCTCTAAACTCGTAAATGAATAACTTAACTATCGGAACACGTGTAAACATGAGACATGTTAAAATATACGAGACCACTTCTGAAGGAATACATCGTAATGCACAATACAATATCACTAATTATTATTGATCCAAATATGTTAAAAGTAGAAAATAAAGTAACAGGTTACAATATCATCCCAcccaatttttgcatttttgtgctTACTTCCCCTTCAAAGAGGACATGGCCcttggtttgaacaaacttgaatccccttcacttaAGCATGATTTGTAAAAAGTTTGGTTGatttggcccagtagttctggagaagaagatgaaaatgtaaaaaatatacgGACAGAGCGAAGGACGGACaacagacaaaaggtgatcagaatagctcactcgAGCTTTCAGTTCAGATGATCTAAACATATTAATAGTTACTGACTCCTGTGATACGACAGATAACAGTTATTGCTACTGCGTGATTGTCATATGTGCACATAAAAGAAATGGGAAAGAGTCCATGAAGGGACAGATGGGTAACTTGATTGAGATAGGGGTTATGTTCATACAGTTTTAAACTATTGGATTGAGGGTGTAGTCTGGCCGAGAGGACATGAGAAGAAGCTTCATGGGGACACTATTGGAAAATGTTGTGAATCAGAATTGATGCAAATTTCATTTTCCTTCCAACTGCATTCAGCGTTAAAGATACATACATATcagtgtatatattttatgtgtGCGACATGTTTATATGTCTAATAATAGATTGGATAAAAAAGAATGTGGagaaaattatatgaaaagattattagtattgtttaaaaacatcaTTATGTGTTAAGTTTGGAAAAACACCCCTCCTCCCCCCAAAAACCAACCAATCAGATATTGAGTATGGTTACGAAATGAATGTGGCATCACATATGACTAGCAGTCGGCAGTATGCAGGGAACACATATCAGTGGTAGGAAGCAATAGACACATATGAAATTCCATAGTACTGTTTGACTcatagtagaatagaaataatcACTGTCAACAGAATAATTCCATCAATATCgagatagaaaaaaatcttgaccaattattatttttgtgttcattttatattatgaaatatattaaaatttattaGTTAGATTACAATGTTCATAAATGTACCGCTGTATGGATGAACTTTAATTCCTAGCTATAACCATGTATATTATGTTTGGTTTTGTCCCttggagaatatttcactcaaactGAGGCATTACTAActatgtgaagtaccacaaattatACCTATCCTTGGTTCTAATAGCTGTAGCAATGGGGATTCCTTTATGTGCTTATGCCTGCTGCAACACCACATTttcgttttaaggtcatatggaAAATATTCTcacttctgaatgcaagaagaTGGTGAAGGAGAtatcactacctatttttatGTCTCCCCTTAAAAGGAGGCATATTGGTTTGTACCTATCAGTTGGTTGGTCGACCAATCATTGTCCACTAAATATCTTTTAAACTCTTTAATATTTGACGTATGtcaaaattgttatattgatttttttttaaaagaatagatgacccctattgatttcaaggtcacaaggttaaacgTTAGTCTACTCTGGATATAGGAAAACATTTTTCAATCAATATtctgaaaaccctttgcttgacatacatgAAGTATATAGCCcttattaattttgaggtcacaatgtcaagtcaaaatattattgtccgatcaatatcttgagaactgattctacctaaggagtagatgacccctattgattttgaggtcaaagatCGAGGTTCAAACTATCCCAGACATTCGACAATACGGTCCCACCAATATCTTAAGATCCCTTTTTTGCTTGATACAATGGGTCCTCCTAAGAAGTAGACGAAACTTAATAATTTTGAAGTCAAAGTTTAAACTACTCTAGGTATAGGATGATAATGTCcgatcaatatcttgagaaacatTTGCATGATAGACATGGAACTTCGTACACTGGTCCATCAGGAGAACTAAATGATTCCTGTTGATTTTAAGATCAAAGATCAAACTGAGAATGGTAAGATAGTGACCACTCAATGCTGAGAACTGtctgcttgacagatatcaaataAGGTACTCTGGGTCCCTTGAAAATTAGATGCTCTtactgattttgaggttacaagATAAAAAGTCATGGATCATAGGACATCGCAAGATAGTGTCTGCTTAATAATCTTGAAAGCCTTTTGCTCAACACACGTTAAACATACTAGTAGTACACTGACTATCTTTTGAAAcaaatttctacaaattatgaaaatatttaaatgacattaaaatattttcctcaACTCATATACCCAAAATGTACATAGGAATCAAAGTAGTAATCCTTGGAAGTCATATATCCTGCTGGGATGGACCCTGGGGTTTCCCCAGGCTTGGCTGAGGATTCTGATGTAGTGCTCACTGATGTCTGAAACAGTCAACAAATTATGTCAAGATCATTTCTTACtgtgtgaccttgaaatcgatCAGGTATTTTATCTCACTGACAACAATTTCTTTCCCCTCGAAGTCTCAGGATGACTCcttataaaataaaagaaaaagaaaaaagaaaagaacaaggGGATGCCTATGAACAGTAACATTATGTTTATCGGATAATTCTGCAGAAATTGCTTTGAATTGAAACACTTTTTGCAATTAAAGATTGTCATTTCATCACTAATTAGCAAATGGAAATTTCACCAGCTCTGTCCAGTCAATATTCAAATTGAATATTTGGATAAGGAATAGTTTTTTCTCTGAGATTTATTCATGGAATGATCAAGATATGGTGTAAGAATATATGggttttattgaattttgaatgaaatattgagATCGGATCATCAGACACAAATTCTCTTAGTAAACTTAAAATGCGTTCTCCTTAtatttataattacatgtacttaatcaTAAAAACCCACCTGAAAACCTATACGTCGAGCGAATAATTTCATTGATCTGTTGCTTAACTAATTTTTTTCTAACGGTCAGCAAAACTTTGAATGTAAtatgttgagttacaagtgagatacagcactcccaattctttgttatgtaaacaaaaggtgaatataacgaacagtgatccatctcataacttatagaagcaata contains:
- the LOC130047337 gene encoding ankyrin repeat domain-containing protein 50-like, whose protein sequence is MENSIEENNFLILIQALKFVTEGLKEYTTQGLDDLYNRLRRRVSASGPCTQQCNMNHRDATRWCQTCQNWKKELGKYMRSIRFKYNTKWHNVEISYFSGVDTTKAKDELFRVFIQGQGSLQVTFDIQTMLSLFQNCKYFDIGDDILLLTSIRRVRNYDFAHTEDFKLTNKQLKKDINSLSKLFRHPSIRRCPCASDIFSKLRRLQRNDRKLIESETCLFFNYIKENFITNESLKTLTYSSHEQKTRKQRTTSILKRSSMVGFSLLFIFYTCVIWIIYSHPEMRTTEKEACKVMEHKEPFQLNFDFEFYRSQHGPLIGRHWLLNDLDYLMYSTTRGVLLVAETGYGKSAIVSHLICQNDRRLPGNWIYERIVSYHLCRHDSRRSLSPGLFVKNLAGSFANQIGNFHDILRANPFYEAYFIQGECLKDPEGCFDFLIIESLTYLQRKQPIYIIIIDALDECTANSGLDILTLLERRMKRLPPFIKFLITTRNTSSITLKMRSLLHVYELDSQSPNNTKDIDMVMRHKVDKISRYKFDNLRTKFKTSDITLMVSSASKYARHNMLYLHYAFEVWIQNEYVPLSETPSTFEEFFQYNLERVFGENDEFHQIRGIFEVLCAAEEPISDREILRIADIPKENHIQIWKLFGNEMSHFIKHSDGKISIAHIKLSQYLTNKRQKYGKFYVSEEEGNLKFAAFWLRKVEQQMSFHNIDIVQLALYVSRSKNKSQEKIFLYYGKRFRKEFNNDFFLHRAALSINSYRTMVLLIEISGRDIEKRDNTGNFSSAYLGSAFGNHRTLDALLQHGANIHFVRKGPEIVKRSIGVEDFCKKFAHWEYSLLNVASQNGHLDVVSTLLKHGVNVSYTNSLGLNSFHLAAEYGHIELVRLYLRYFKDTFYSSLDHSLYLSAKKGHYSVVELLLHHGAVDRCLPCNLSQYWTEFHETRLQIIDDMDDLKTVNYVFKDDRRFIKCETALEVSLQNGYDEIVKLLIDKYPSGLKCRESGGRTPLLTAIRFQRYKALKQILLHENARNITCLFNRNRWKKLDLNDKERNEYLENQCPFNSSISHFCAMYGNFETIKLLQTYGLINWSERNPDGDTPLHIASCRGHIKTIKLYEQNHEGELLNVRARNGSTLMHSAATCHRYRLLSYLLEKQHDHVFDDMKMGISHYLAKTWSHALKERNELLNIEDNVKERIIREIFLVDDYNRTPLHYAAVHGNVDYLSFLISLGLEHTAWTSILNMADYTSRIIIELAFANVPLYGGRKTMEYESESIKPHEKFIDLLLGNVTSSIYYLLGVYDRHSDTDG